From Astyanax mexicanus isolate ESR-SI-001 chromosome 16, AstMex3_surface, whole genome shotgun sequence, one genomic window encodes:
- the atxn1l gene encoding ataxin-1-like, whose product MKPAHERNQECLPPKKRDLPVNNATNTNTTTTTSNNSSSSSSNNAGGSGVGGSSGGGGGGGGSSNSGGGSGGSSEDAPSSQSSGTGGEPQSSGEWVRTQPGLHYSVEGPESLAGLPVDQYSMLYKVALPSVSYSPTSLHPVHISPAAYTIPSPLLQHPGIPYPPLGYTPIPHSSLQFVSSPYATAVPYAVPPGFVPSPLISPQSAIPQPHPVSHLVPYPSVIQEGVVSSPPQQQVSTHAYAKVAAPPGGGVPLVLSSEQAATQQQQQLSAVGMLPAAELSPRGVPMFYHPSGSARAVQLQRDPHGGSLEQEREVNGGEREHGGRELHQDAVYTVRNARPPQAAPGAAALEPQQDRGLKSRRQEGRGSPGQRSTPDMDLEVQQVVGRLASPVHGRREASQNSQRSREVQGEGRTAYASQATVQLDPRAQLHQQPGHAVILANGQPVLVPLDYHHHHHHHQQQHHQQQQQQQQHYPGQPNDSAATVASPVLHSKASDAAATVGLPERAAVAAAAAAAAAAAAAAAAVELPSQHPAVGSVAGLPQTLATQPPLPPGATTGPSHFTKGAIIQLATGELKRVEDLQTQDFVRSAEMSGGLKIDSSMVVDIRGSQQRPGLVSLHFTVGEQQSKVTIDVPPEHPFFVFGQGWSSCSPERTAQLYGLTCHHLQVGDVCVSITLQQQQSTPQQKPAPLPSQQQQPIQARISTKATNAATNSTSLSSSSLSQPMGPPAPQHIRPQSQFKVERVHRDRERERLDKEEPMMVVGASGHVLGHASGHGDVPPRPNRTSVEHTRSQSSYYLHTEGQHARAGLALAASSAGASQRRWSAPGFQRYAIKSEDGGRTPISATVPGSSRPSFIPQEVKLSIEGRSNAGK is encoded by the exons ATGAAGCCGGCCCACGAGCGCAACCAGGAGTGCCTACCTCCGAAGAAGCGGGACCTTCCGGTTAACAATGCCACCAACAccaatactaccaccaccacatccaacaacagcagcagcagtagtagtaataatgcAGGAGGTAGCGGGGTTGgaggcagcagtggtggtggaggaggaggaggtggcagCAGCAACAGTGGTGGTGGCAGTGGTGGCAGCAGCGAGGATGCCCCATCCTCACAGAGCTCTGGAACAGGTGGAGAACCCCAGAGTAGTGGTGAGTGGGTTCGGACTCAGCCTGGGCTCCACTACAGTGTGGAAGGACCAGAAAGCCTAGCTGGGCTGCCTGTGGATCAGTACAGCATGCTCTACAAAGTGGCCCTCCCCTCTGTCAGCTATTCTCCAACCAGCCTCCACCCTGTGCACATATCTCCTGCTGCTTACACCATTCCATCTCCGCTCCTGCAGCATCCAGGCATCCCCTACCCCCCTCTCGGCTACACCCCCATCCCGCACTCCTCTTTACAGTTCGTCAGTTCACCTTACGCCACCGCCGTTCCCTACGCTGTACCACCAGGTTTTGTCCCCAGCCCCTTAATATCCCCTCAGTCCGCAATCCCCCAGCCACACCCCGTCTCCCACCTGGTCCCCTACCCCTCAGTGATCCAGGAGGGCGTGGTCTCCTCGCCCCCGCAGCAGCAGGTGTCTACCCACGCCTACGCCAAAGTGGCGGCACCCCCTGGAGGAGGAGTTCCTCTGGTGCTGTCTTCAGAACAGGCCgcaacacagcagcagcagcagctaagcGCAGTAGGGATGCTGCCGGCAGCGGAGCTCAGTCCGAGGGGAGTGCCCATGTTCTACCACCCCTCTGGCAGTGCCAGAGCTGTGCAGCTTCAGAGGGACCCCCATGGTGGTTCGCTGGAGCAGGAGAGAGAGGTGAATGGAGGAGAGAGGGAACACGGAGGCAGGGAACTCCACCAAGACGCGGTTTACACGGTCAGGAACGCACGGCCGCCTCAGGCAGCGCCCGGAGCGGCTGCACTCGAACCCCAGCAGGACAGGGGCCTGAAGAGTCGCAGGCAGGAGGGCAGAGGCTCGCCTGGGCAGCGCAGCACCCCAGACATGGACCTGGAG gtCCAGCAGGTGGTGGGGCGGTTAGCCTCGCCGGTCCACGGTCGCAGAGAGGCGTCCCAGAATTCACAGCGAAGCCGAGAGGTTCAGGGGGAGGGCAGGACTGCATATGCTTCACAGGCCACTGTCCAGCTGGACCCTCGAGCCCAACTTCATCAACAGCCTGGCCATGCTGTGATCTTGGCAAACGGACAGCCGGTTCTGGTGCCCCTGgattatcatcatcaccatcaccaccatcagcagcagcatcatcagcagcagcagcagcagcagcagcactatcCAGGGCAGCCTAATGATTCTGCAGCCACTGTTGCCTCTCCGGTGTTGCACTCCAAAGCCTCAGATGCTGCGGCTACAGTTGGGCTCCCAGAGCGGGCGGCGGTTGCAGCGGCAGCAGCTGCGGCGGCGGCTGCAGCGGCAGCAGCTGCTGCGGTGGAGCTGCCTTCCCAACATCCTGCAGTCGGATCAGTGGCAGGTTTGCCGCAGACTCTTGCAACACAACCTCCGCTGCCTCCTGGTGCCACCACCGGCCCCTCACACTTCACGAAGGGGGCTATCATCCAGCTGGCTACGGGCGAGCTGAAGCGCGTGGAGGACCTGCAGACTCAGGACTTTGTTCGAAGTGCAGAAATGAGCGGAGGGCTCAAGATTGACTCGAGCATGGTGGTGGACATCCGGGGCAGCCAGCAGCGGCCAGGCCTGGTGTCTCTGCACTTCACGGTTGGAGAGCAGCAGAGCAAAGTGACCATCGACGTTCCTCCGGAGCATCCTTTCTTCGTCTTCGGCCAGGGCTGGTCGTCCTGCAGCCCGGAACGGACAGCTCAGCTCTACGGACTCACCTGCCACCACCTGCAGGTGGGCGACGTTTGCGTGTCCATCactttgcagcagcagcagtcgaCACCTCAGCAGAAGCCAGCGCCGCTTCCATCACAGCAGCAACAGCCAATACAGGCCAGGATTTCCACCAAAGCCACCAACGCCGCCACCAACTCCACGTCATTGTCATCCTCTTCCTTGTCTCAGCCTATGGGGCCTCCAGCACCCCAGCACATCCGGCCACAGAGCCAGTTTAAGGTAGAGCGCGTTCACAGGGACAGGGAACGAGAACGACTGGACAAGGAGGAGCCCATGATGGTCGTAGGGGCTTCAGGACATGTTTTGGGACACGCTTCGGGACACGGTGACGTTCCTCCCAGACCGAACAGGACTTCAGTGGAGCACACACGAAGCCAGAGCAGTTACTATTTGCACACTGAGGGGCAGCATGCCCGGGCCGGGTTGGCGTTGGCCGCCTCTTCGGCAGGGGCGTCACAGAGACGCTGGTCTGCCCCCGGCTTCCAAAGATACGCCATCAAGAGCGAGGACGGCGGCCGAACCCCTATCTCCGCCACTGTCCCTGGCTCCTCTCGCCCATCTTTCATCCCTCAGGAGGTCAAACTGTCCATCGAGGGGCGCTCCAATGCCGggaagtag